The segment ATATTTTATTTGTTCTTTATATATCAAACATATCTACATTTATTACAATAATAATTTCATACTCAAGAATGACTACAGTTTCAACATCTATAACCCGACAACTAAATACAACGTTTATATCCTAATAATTTATAAACCATTAGGATAATTCAATATCGTACATTTTAATTCTCAATATCTGGTCAACTCTTCCATTAACAGTTTCTACAATATTTAGAAGTGATTATTACATCAGTTATTGTTCCGACTGTTTTAATACAAATATACATTTCTTGTTCAATACGACGCTCTCCTAATAACAATTATTTCTTCAATCGATGCAAAAGCGTTATATGATTCAAAAAACGTTTCTTTACTGCATTTCTACATCTGTGTGTTACATCATTCTTTTATTTTATATGCTGATAAGTCCCCTGAAACCAGCTTGTTTATAATAAAAAAGGCGTGAGGACTTCTTTCCTTTTGTCAAGAAACAGGCATCGCCAAACGCCAACTCAGAGACAAGCGAAAACAAAAATCCCACGCCATATTTGGTATGCAAAAAGTATAATCCATACGGACTATACAAAAAGCTTGCATAGACAATACAGATGAGCGTCATGTTTCTTTTATCCGTCTGAGTTTATTGAAATTGGCGATTTCGTTTCTTAGAATAAAAGATGAAAGAACGCATTTCTAACCGAAAGGGTATTTCTCTTCCCTTCGTATCGCAAATATACATTTTTTCTTTTACATGACGCCCGTAAGGGATTTTTATTTACCTTTACACCTGTCAGGTACAAAAATAAAAGAGTCTTGTTAGCCATCCAATAGCTCACTATTTCTATTTTGAAAGAAGTCTCTTTTTGTACCAAAAAGCCTGTTTATTGATACAAATTATGATTGAAACTAAACAAAGCATTCTGAAATTTCTGATTGAAAATTGTATTTTTGCTTCATCGGCATCAACTTTTTCAGCCAGCCTGGAAGCTACAAGCAGAAGTAGTATTTACCGGTTTATGAAAGGAACTGTATCCCCAAAAACTGTAAATAATATTTGGAATGATGTATGTAACAGCTTTGCCCTAACGGATGAGCGATTAATTGAAGTTGCCATTACGGTTGAAAAGGCAAAATGGTTTACTACCGTAGTAGCGTCATATTCATTTGACAAGAAAGATCCTTTATGGACTGAAAAATTACTTTGTGCGCTAATAGATGAAAATTACGCAAACTTACCAACCTCGTTTGTAAAGGAGGTAGTTCCTCTACTAAAGGATTTGAAAACAGACAATAAAGATATATTTTTTGGTATGCTTATGTTGTTTTACGTAAAAGCGAAACAACTGGATCCTTACAATTCTCTTTTCAAACAGACATTGTCTGATCTGATTATCCATTTGAATAATTATTTTCATTCCGTACATCCCGAAAATGATGTAGCCTATAAAGCCATTCAGGCATTAACTTCGGAAACATTATTAGATGTAGTCCCTCCTTGTACATGGGGTCTGGTAGAAAATCCAACACTTATTTTGCAATATTATGCAGATCCTCTTTTTTTGAATGCAGCACTCCGTGGAGGAACTATATTTCATGAATGGGGCGATTTTAGCTATTGGCATGACGCAGACGAAAACTTCACTAAAGGAAGCAGATTCTGGTTATTCATGAGTCGGGAATCAGACTCCATTTATCATGGTAGCTATATTGTCCAAGAATTTGAAATAGGGAATGATAATGAAACCTTTATTGATAAACAAATCTTTAATATTCTCTTTTTGAATAAAGAAAATGATGATGAAGATTATGATGCCATCGTACAAATCTCAGAATCCAAACCAACCGAAAAGCACTCATATCACATCTATTATGGTGTATATAAATATGAAAAAGAGGCAGATGAAATGTGGATGGCTTTCCCGAACGAAGAGGATAATATCTATCAATTACCTTTATGCCTAAAAAGAATCCGTTTTGACGTACCTACAAAATCCCAGGAAAAAGTCTGGTCTCACTTCATTGGTAAATTTGATAACAGCAATGCACTGGAGATATTTGTAAAAAGTCTTTGTCGTACATTAGACGTAGAATACTTAGATGATGAGTATCCCATAAAAGATGTATGTTTAAATCGAACTTTTTTCTCTTTGGTAATCGGTGAAAATGAAAAGCAAAAACAATATCGAATCTCATTGGAAAGCTATTCTTTCCTAAAAGGATTATCTGTTTTTGACGAACTGATTATTTGCAAACATAAGGATGAACTCTTCGTAGAATGGTCCTACTTAGGATACGCCATTCCATTGTCTGATTTTGAAGAGCTGAATGTTAGTTCAGAATGATCAGTTTATCCATTTCTTATTTCATTTATCAACATGTCAAAGAGCGCAAAGGCAAATATATCAAGAAAGTAACCAGTTTCTCTTTGAGGTAAAGATACAATACCATATTACCTTTTTCCAAGCTTTTAGACCTAAAAAATCAGCTCTCACAAAAGCATTGAGAACTATTACAAATCCGTTACAAATTCCTATTTTCATGCCGACAAATTAATTGAATCACTAATATGAATCAATTAATTCACAGAGGTGATGCAATCAATTCATTATGGTGATTCAATTACATCACATGTGTGAATTAATTAAAATATAGTAGGAAAAAGAGGAATTGTTCTTTGTAAATACAAGAATATAAGTAGGTTATTCAGGAGTTAAGAAGGGATTTATCAACAGGAGGCCTCAATCCTTACTTCAACATGTGATATAATTTCAGTTCTGTTCGCAAGGCTTTTGCCTTCCCGTCTGTCAGTCGGTCCAACAAGTTCCAGAAGTGTTCGTTATGACTCATTTCCTTCAGATGACAGAGTTCATGTAAGAGAACATAGTCAATCAGATGCCAGGGAAGAAGCATTAAGTAGAGAGAAAGGTTGATATGCTTGCTTGATGTACATGAGCCCCAATGCGTCTGACTACTATTGATTTTTACTTGTTTATAAACAAAGCCGTATTTCTGAGCCCAAGCCGATAGACGTCCGGGCAAGTATCGCTTGGCTTCATGGCGGAATGCACTGGCCAGCATTTGTTTGAGAAGTTGTTGGACTTCGTCGTCGGCGAAGTTGGTGGCCTGAGGACAGGAGATTTGCAAAACACCATCCTTGAGGGTCATGTAGAAATTATCCCTTTCGGTACGGACAATTCGTACCCGAAAAGTAGCCGTCTGCCAATCGGTCTGTTCATTCAATAAAGGCCTGGCCGGATGTTTCTTCAAAGCCGCCTTGATTTTCTCCCGGTTACCGAGGATAAAAGTCAGCATTTTCTCTTCGCTTCCCCGAACCGGCATGGTTGCAAATACCTGACCGTTGGTTATTTTGAGCGTATAATTACGTGCCCGCTCACTGTAACGGATAACGACCCGTCCTAATTCCTTATCATCAAAATACTTTTCCATAATTCTTAGGCAAAAGTAATACTTTGGATCTAACAATAATACATCCGAATTTGTTATCTTTGCAGGCGAATTGAAAATAAGGACAAACATATATAAGTAGATAAGTTTGTTTGTTTTCGGGCGACTAAGTTGGATGCTTACAGTTACTTAGAAACGAACAAACTAAAGAAACGAAATAACAGATTACTTATCATATATAAAAATTACAATTATGGCTAAGAAAGCACTTTTAATGATTCTTGACGGTTGGGGTTGTGGCGACCACAAAAAAGATGATGTCATTTTCAACACTCCAACACCGTATTGGGACTCTTTATTGGCAAACTATCCTCACTCTCAGTTACAGGCCAGTGGTGAAAACGTAGGTCTTCCCGACGGTCAAATGGGTAACTCTGAAGTAGGTCACTTAAATATCGGAGCCGGTCGTATTGTTTATCAGGACTTGGTAAAGATTAACCGTGCTTGCGCCGACAACAGCATTATGCAAAATAAGGAAGTGGTTTCTGCTTTCACGTATGCCAAAGAACACGGAAAGAATATCCACTTCATGGGACTGACTTCCAACGGAGGTGTTCACTCATCACTGGATCATCTGTTCAAACTGTGCGATATCGCTAAAGAATACGGACTGACTGGTAAAACTTTCATCCACTGTTTCATGGATGGTCGTGATACCGACCCGAAGAGCGGTAAAGGCTTCATCGAAGAACTGACAGCTCATTGCGCAAAATCAGCCGGTCAGATCGCTTCTATCGTAGGTCGTTTCTATGCTATGGACCGCGACAAACGTTGGGAACGTATCAAAGAAGCTTATGATCTGTTGATCGAAGGAAAAGGCAAACAGGCAAACGATATGGTAAAGGCTATGCAGGAATCGTATGATGAAGGCGTTACTGACGAATTCATCAAACCGATCAACAATGCCTCTGTCGATGGAACCATCAAAGAAGGTGATGTAGTTATCTTCTTCAACTACCGTAACGACCGTGCCAAGGAATTGACAATTGTACTGACACAGCAGGATATGCCGGAACAGGGCATGAAGACAATCCCGGGATTGCAGTACTATTGCATGACTCCGTATGATGCTTCATTCAAGGGCGTACATATCCTGTTCGACAAGGAAAATGTACATAATACATTAGGCGAATATCTGGCTAAAAACGGCAAGACTCAGTTGCACATTGCCGAAACAGAAAAATATGCACACGTAACCTTCTTCTTCAACGGTGGTCGCGAAACTCCGTATGAAAACGAAGACCGTATTCTGGTTCCGTCTCCGAAAGTAGCAACTTACGACTTAAAACCGGAGATGAGCGCCTATGAAGTAAAGGACAAACTGGTAGAAGCTATCGGTACGCAGAAATATGACTTCATCGTTGTCAACTATGCCAACGGAGATATGGTTGGTCATACAGGTGTTTACG is part of the Parabacteroides sp. AD58 genome and harbors:
- the gpmI gene encoding 2,3-bisphosphoglycerate-independent phosphoglycerate mutase, which produces MAKKALLMILDGWGCGDHKKDDVIFNTPTPYWDSLLANYPHSQLQASGENVGLPDGQMGNSEVGHLNIGAGRIVYQDLVKINRACADNSIMQNKEVVSAFTYAKEHGKNIHFMGLTSNGGVHSSLDHLFKLCDIAKEYGLTGKTFIHCFMDGRDTDPKSGKGFIEELTAHCAKSAGQIASIVGRFYAMDRDKRWERIKEAYDLLIEGKGKQANDMVKAMQESYDEGVTDEFIKPINNASVDGTIKEGDVVIFFNYRNDRAKELTIVLTQQDMPEQGMKTIPGLQYYCMTPYDASFKGVHILFDKENVHNTLGEYLAKNGKTQLHIAETEKYAHVTFFFNGGRETPYENEDRILVPSPKVATYDLKPEMSAYEVKDKLVEAIGTQKYDFIVVNYANGDMVGHTGVYEAIEKAVVAIDNCVKDTVEAAKANGYEVIIIADHGNADHALNADGTPNTAHSLNPVPFVYVTENKAAKVENGVLADVAPSILHILGMAQPAEMTGKDLIMEN
- a CDS encoding M48 family metallopeptidase, with protein sequence MEKYFDDKELGRVVIRYSERARNYTLKITNGQVFATMPVRGSEEKMLTFILGNREKIKAALKKHPARPLLNEQTDWQTATFRVRIVRTERDNFYMTLKDGVLQISCPQATNFADDEVQQLLKQMLASAFRHEAKRYLPGRLSAWAQKYGFVYKQVKINSSQTHWGSCTSSKHINLSLYLMLLPWHLIDYVLLHELCHLKEMSHNEHFWNLLDRLTDGKAKALRTELKLYHMLK